The Alteripontixanthobacter sp. genome has a window encoding:
- a CDS encoding SDR family oxidoreductase produces the protein MPGAEAEMEDKPEWEPRYRGSDRLAGKVAIVTGADSGIGRAVAVLFAREGADIVIVYFADEETRDAQKTRSIVESEGRKAICMQGDLGRKDFADKVVAQTIDTFGRLDVLVNNAGEQHPDDSIENITEEQLRRTFQTNIYSMFFLVQAARPHLGKGSAIINSTSVTMYKGSDNLLDYSATKGAITAFTRSLSENLIEDGIRVNAVAPGPIWTPLNPYGGQPPEAMDDFGEGTPMGRPGQPNEVAPAFLFLACQDSSYMSGQVLHPNGGIIVGG, from the coding sequence ATGCCCGGTGCAGAGGCTGAAATGGAAGACAAGCCCGAATGGGAACCGCGTTATCGCGGGTCGGACCGGCTGGCCGGCAAGGTAGCCATCGTTACCGGGGCAGATAGCGGGATTGGCCGAGCAGTCGCCGTGCTGTTTGCGCGCGAAGGCGCCGATATCGTTATCGTGTATTTCGCGGACGAGGAAACACGAGACGCCCAGAAAACCCGGTCGATTGTCGAAAGCGAGGGGCGCAAGGCCATCTGCATGCAAGGCGATCTTGGCCGCAAGGACTTTGCAGACAAGGTCGTCGCGCAAACGATCGATACATTCGGCAGGCTGGACGTGCTGGTCAATAATGCCGGTGAGCAACATCCCGACGACAGCATCGAAAACATCACCGAAGAACAGCTGCGTAGAACATTCCAGACCAACATCTATTCGATGTTCTTCCTGGTTCAGGCGGCCCGGCCGCATCTGGGAAAAGGCAGCGCGATCATCAATTCCACGAGCGTGACGATGTATAAGGGTTCGGACAATCTACTCGATTATTCGGCCACGAAGGGCGCGATCACCGCTTTCACGCGGTCGTTATCCGAAAACCTGATCGAAGACGGTATCCGCGTGAATGCCGTAGCGCCCGGCCCGATCTGGACGCCGCTCAATCCCTATGGCGGGCAACCGCCCGAAGCGATGGACGATTTTGGCGAGGGCACGCCGATGGGACGGCCCGGCCAGCCTAATGAAGTTGCGCCCGCCTTCCTGTTCCTGGCCTGCCAGGATTCCAGCTACATGTCGGGACAGGTGCTGCATCCGAATGGCGGGATAATCGTGGGCGGCTAA
- a CDS encoding cation:proton antiporter: MHEGVSSLILGLFGLLMIAVLMLPVARRVGIPYTVFLSIIGIGLGLSLGFAQAYDLGIASDFLAAAGSFGLTSEIVFFIFLPALVFESALAIDIRRLIADIRPILILAILGLLISTFLVGGAIWSVAGMPFVVCLLLGAILSATDPVAVVAIFKDLGAPKRLAVLVEGESLFNDATAIVLFNILAAMILTGADASIGDGALSFLTVFIGGSLVGLVLSWIYIKAIEKVRNMALVEVTLTISLAYLSFLIAEHYLHVSGVMATVTSALVVGSKGRTSISSDGWHLLEETWETLGFWANSLIFILVGLAVPVILASISADYWLVLAVALVAAFLARGLLTHGLIPLIAFLRLGIPVSNGFRTVMWWGGLRGAVSLALALAVYENSEFPIEIRQFIVTLVCGFVLFTLFVNAPTVGMVMKFFRLDQLSPSDKVVRNRAIQTSIDTIAADLPKLAARQGITPGTAQMVADDYDTKARASASSEDHLNDEDWLKIGLLSLIGQERQEYLDQYAAGHISSSVAQVLLGGVDDIRDQTKANGLAGWEKSTVQALDFDWQFRLAMALHRRLQITRPLARQLANRLEKLRTMSLVTLELVDHGLAQIEQIVPADMLPRLARILKQRAELIGQAQSALREQYPDYANQLDQRYLERCAIRQERESYNRLHKGSVIGGELHLSLSGQLDARYAELSKQPALDIGLSPSELVAKVPLFRSLPQQQQIAIAHLLRSRLAVPGEQIIRKGEEGAGMFFVSSGALRVDLGQNSVVVGSGAFLGEMALVSGEKRVADVFSLGFSELLELSRAEFRAMMELNPDISAAIEAVAQERQAILSEET; this comes from the coding sequence ATGCATGAGGGGGTTTCTTCACTAATCCTGGGGCTGTTCGGGCTGCTTATGATAGCTGTCCTGATGCTGCCCGTGGCGCGGCGGGTGGGGATACCCTACACCGTGTTCCTCTCGATTATCGGGATTGGGCTGGGCCTCTCTCTTGGCTTTGCGCAAGCCTACGATCTGGGCATTGCCAGCGATTTTCTGGCGGCTGCGGGCTCATTCGGGCTGACGTCGGAAATCGTGTTCTTCATCTTCCTGCCGGCGCTGGTTTTCGAAAGTGCGCTGGCGATCGATATTAGGCGGCTGATCGCGGATATCCGGCCGATCCTGATCCTCGCCATTTTGGGCCTGCTGATTTCCACCTTCCTTGTGGGTGGAGCGATCTGGTCGGTGGCGGGAATGCCGTTTGTGGTGTGCCTGCTATTGGGCGCGATCCTGTCGGCGACCGACCCGGTTGCGGTCGTGGCGATCTTCAAGGATCTGGGCGCGCCCAAGCGACTGGCAGTGCTGGTCGAAGGTGAGAGCCTGTTTAACGATGCCACTGCCATCGTGCTGTTCAACATTCTCGCCGCTATGATCCTGACCGGTGCCGACGCCTCGATCGGCGATGGGGCGCTATCCTTCTTGACAGTGTTCATCGGCGGAAGCCTGGTCGGGCTGGTGCTGTCCTGGATTTACATCAAGGCGATCGAGAAAGTGCGAAACATGGCACTGGTCGAGGTGACGCTGACGATTTCTCTGGCCTATCTCTCCTTCCTGATTGCCGAGCATTATCTGCACGTATCGGGCGTGATGGCGACGGTGACATCGGCGCTGGTCGTCGGCTCCAAGGGGCGCACATCGATATCCAGCGACGGGTGGCATCTGCTCGAAGAAACCTGGGAGACTCTGGGTTTCTGGGCAAATTCGCTGATCTTCATCCTTGTCGGATTAGCGGTCCCGGTTATCCTTGCGTCGATCTCGGCCGATTACTGGCTGGTGCTGGCGGTCGCCCTGGTGGCGGCGTTTCTCGCCAGGGGCTTGCTGACCCACGGCCTGATCCCGCTGATCGCGTTCCTGCGGCTCGGCATACCGGTTTCGAACGGATTTCGCACGGTGATGTGGTGGGGCGGTTTGCGCGGTGCGGTTTCGCTGGCGCTGGCTCTCGCAGTGTATGAAAATTCTGAATTCCCCATAGAGATCAGGCAATTCATCGTCACGCTGGTATGCGGGTTCGTTCTCTTCACCCTGTTCGTCAATGCGCCGACGGTGGGTATGGTGATGAAATTCTTCCGGCTCGACCAGCTTTCGCCATCGGACAAGGTTGTGCGCAACAGGGCGATCCAGACCTCTATCGACACCATCGCGGCCGATTTGCCTAAGCTGGCAGCCCGGCAGGGCATCACCCCGGGAACTGCGCAGATGGTCGCGGACGATTACGATACCAAAGCGCGTGCTTCGGCATCATCGGAAGACCATTTGAACGATGAGGACTGGCTGAAAATCGGCCTGCTATCGCTGATCGGGCAGGAACGGCAGGAATATCTCGATCAATATGCCGCCGGACATATCAGTTCGTCCGTTGCGCAGGTGCTGCTGGGCGGAGTGGACGATATCCGGGACCAAACCAAGGCGAACGGGCTGGCGGGTTGGGAAAAATCGACAGTTCAGGCGCTCGATTTCGATTGGCAATTCCGCCTCGCAATGGCTCTGCACAGACGGCTGCAGATAACCAGGCCACTCGCGCGCCAGCTGGCCAATCGGCTGGAGAAGCTGCGCACCATGAGCCTGGTCACGCTGGAACTGGTGGATCATGGGCTGGCCCAGATCGAGCAGATCGTCCCGGCCGACATGCTGCCCCGGCTGGCACGGATACTGAAGCAGCGCGCGGAGCTTATCGGACAGGCGCAAAGCGCGCTGCGCGAGCAATATCCCGACTATGCCAACCAGCTCGATCAGCGCTATCTGGAACGCTGCGCCATCCGGCAGGAGCGGGAAAGTTACAACCGCTTGCACAAGGGGTCGGTTATCGGCGGAGAGCTGCATCTCAGCCTGAGCGGCCAGCTCGATGCGCGCTATGCCGAACTGAGCAAGCAGCCGGCGCTGGATATCGGGCTGAGCCCCAGCGAGCTGGTCGCGAAGGTTCCGCTGTTCCGGTCGCTGCCCCAGCAACAGCAGATCGCGATTGCCCATTTGCTGCGATCTCGTCTGGCGGTTCCCGGGGAGCAGATTATTCGCAAAGGCGAGGAGGGGGCGGGCATGTTCTTCGTATCGTCCGGCGCGCTGCGGGTCGATCTGGGGCAGAACTCCGTTGTCGTCGGCAGCGGTGCGTTTCTGGGTGAAATGGCGCTGGTGAGCGGGGAAAAGCGCGTTGCCGATGTTTTCTCGCTCGGCTTCAGCGAACTGCTGGAGCTAAGCCGGGCCGAATTCCGCGCGATGATGGAACTGAACCCGGATATAAGCGCCGCGATCGAGGCGGTCGCGCAGGAGCGGCAAGCGATCTTGTCAGAAGAAACATGA
- the ribB gene encoding 3,4-dihydroxy-2-butanone-4-phosphate synthase, with product MQNETISRVRAIVEDGTISRTALARAAGLHPNSLRECLNDGWNPTIETLGKLEGFLAENDDTPVMVGPEEIIEEARNGRMFVLVDDEDRENEGDLVIPAQMATPAAINFMAKHGRGLICLSLTKQRVQQLGIGMMSANNRTAHETAFTTSIEAREGVTTGISAADRARTVSVAIDGTKSADDIVTPGHVFPLMARDGGVLVRAGHTEAAVDISRLAGLNPSGVICEIMNEDGTMARMDDLIAFARRHDLKMGTIRDLIAYRREHDHLIERRAERNFESRHGGMWKAVAFFNKATGEETLAMVKGTVDPDKPTLVRMHSLALLPDIFAEQSERGGMLEKSMDIIGEEGSGVVVLINRADRNYVSNALTAPNPPSPAQSGDDPPEQRNYGGGAQILADLGVRDMVLLTNTKHSMVALEGYGLSIVGERPIA from the coding sequence ATGCAAAACGAAACTATCTCCCGTGTCCGTGCCATCGTCGAAGATGGCACTATCTCTCGCACCGCGCTCGCCCGGGCAGCCGGGCTGCACCCCAATTCCTTGCGCGAGTGTCTGAATGACGGGTGGAATCCCACGATAGAGACCTTGGGTAAGCTGGAAGGCTTTCTTGCCGAGAATGACGATACTCCCGTGATGGTCGGCCCGGAGGAAATTATCGAAGAAGCGCGCAACGGACGGATGTTCGTGCTGGTGGACGATGAAGATCGCGAGAATGAAGGCGATCTTGTTATCCCCGCCCAAATGGCCACCCCGGCGGCGATCAATTTCATGGCGAAGCACGGGCGCGGCCTGATTTGCCTGTCGCTGACCAAGCAGCGCGTGCAGCAACTCGGCATCGGCATGATGAGCGCGAATAATCGCACCGCGCATGAGACCGCTTTCACCACCAGCATCGAAGCCCGCGAAGGTGTGACCACCGGCATCAGCGCCGCCGACCGGGCGCGGACCGTATCGGTAGCCATAGACGGAACGAAATCGGCCGACGATATCGTCACGCCGGGCCATGTTTTCCCGTTGATGGCGCGCGATGGCGGCGTGCTGGTTCGCGCCGGCCATACCGAAGCGGCGGTGGATATCTCGCGGCTTGCAGGCCTGAACCCGTCGGGCGTGATCTGCGAAATCATGAATGAAGACGGGACCATGGCACGAATGGACGATCTGATCGCCTTTGCCCGCCGTCACGATCTCAAGATGGGCACGATCCGCGACCTGATCGCCTATCGCCGCGAACACGATCATCTGATCGAGCGCCGGGCGGAGCGCAATTTCGAGAGCCGTCACGGCGGAATGTGGAAGGCCGTGGCGTTCTTCAACAAGGCCACCGGCGAAGAAACGCTGGCAATGGTCAAGGGCACGGTGGATCCCGACAAGCCAACACTGGTGCGGATGCATTCGCTGGCGCTGCTGCCGGATATTTTTGCCGAGCAGAGCGAGCGCGGCGGGATGCTGGAGAAGTCGATGGATATCATCGGCGAAGAGGGCTCCGGCGTTGTGGTGCTGATCAACCGGGCCGACCGGAATTACGTCAGCAACGCCTTGACCGCGCCCAACCCGCCCTCGCCCGCGCAATCCGGCGATGATCCACCGGAACAGCGCAATTACGGTGGCGGCGCACAGATTTTGGCCGATCTGGGAGTGCGCGACATGGTGCTACTGACGAATACGAAACACTCGATGGTCGCACTGGAAGGCTACGGCCTCAGCATCGTGGGCGAACGTCCAATCGCATAG
- a CDS encoding proprotein convertase P-domain-containing protein, with product MVWQVAFYPVFRVLAAVIAAGAAAIMLAAPASAQQSFTYVNTTNGAIDGNTTCTNPLTRNYVVPAGESITLGDVDIGMRGSHTWRGDIRATLEHPDGTRVQLVSGNGNVRGDNFNFRLNDGGTDTVNTDGNTTNHQTGAVNGGFEHNFIPNNPLSTFNGKTSQGTWILELCDIFPSEDNGTFFHSELYLTAPLTNFADLSLTKTASTTAPAYNSVVTFTLSLTNSAASSQTATATVLDQLPAGLVFVSASGDGTYNSTTGIWTPSTIAPNQTRQIQIQARMLVGPTGSLTNTAQVQTSNQPDSDSTPGNNSAGEDDQASVTVTTSGSRTAGTPPTLVCPGNAVTFNWTGQTWNDGDTDRTYNLAGVDTIRWQLFSPVGWMNIAGLGGQHPALTNQVQGTTTLSKAIDFDNAQQVSTTTITLGGVVDGLQLKVIDVDFGSEDFADKITVTGRRGAVSVIPTLTAGTANYVVGNSAFGDVPSGQQSTAADVYVTFDEPINQVILEYGNHSIAPDDPDGQAIQMDGSISICEVSAQLTVTKVSTLVDDNFAGPTDEFHLPGATLSYCILISNVGNGSATSVTANDTLPADSTYTAGSMRSGANCSTANTVEDDDASDGGEADDIFASVAGSTLTFGTDVLPGGETRALTFTATIN from the coding sequence ATGGTTTGGCAGGTCGCATTCTACCCCGTTTTTCGCGTGCTGGCGGCAGTAATCGCCGCCGGCGCGGCTGCGATAATGCTGGCCGCGCCGGCATCTGCGCAGCAAAGCTTCACCTATGTAAACACCACCAATGGCGCAATCGACGGCAACACGACCTGCACCAACCCTTTGACGCGCAACTATGTTGTTCCAGCGGGCGAGAGTATCACGCTGGGCGATGTCGATATCGGCATGCGCGGCAGCCATACGTGGCGCGGTGACATTCGCGCGACTCTGGAGCATCCTGACGGCACGCGCGTGCAGCTTGTCAGCGGGAATGGCAATGTCCGGGGCGACAATTTCAATTTTCGCCTGAACGATGGCGGTACGGACACGGTCAATACGGATGGCAACACCACCAACCACCAGACTGGCGCGGTAAATGGCGGGTTTGAGCACAATTTCATTCCGAACAATCCGCTATCGACCTTTAACGGCAAGACGAGCCAAGGCACGTGGATACTGGAACTGTGCGATATCTTCCCGAGCGAGGATAATGGCACTTTCTTTCATTCCGAGCTTTATCTGACGGCGCCGCTAACCAATTTTGCCGATCTGTCGCTGACCAAGACGGCCAGCACCACTGCGCCAGCCTATAATTCGGTCGTCACCTTCACCTTGAGCCTAACCAACAGTGCCGCCTCCAGCCAGACCGCGACCGCCACCGTGCTCGACCAACTGCCCGCAGGGCTGGTGTTTGTCAGTGCCAGCGGCGATGGCACCTATAATTCCACCACCGGGATATGGACGCCGTCCACGATTGCGCCGAACCAAACGCGGCAGATTCAGATACAGGCGCGGATGCTGGTGGGGCCGACCGGCAGCCTGACCAATACCGCGCAGGTGCAGACATCCAACCAGCCGGATTCCGACTCCACCCCGGGGAATAACTCCGCGGGCGAGGACGATCAGGCCTCTGTTACAGTAACCACCTCGGGCTCCCGCACGGCAGGAACTCCGCCAACGCTCGTCTGCCCCGGCAACGCGGTTACCTTCAACTGGACCGGGCAGACCTGGAACGATGGCGATACCGACAGGACTTATAATCTGGCGGGTGTCGATACCATTCGCTGGCAGCTGTTCAGCCCGGTCGGCTGGATGAATATCGCCGGACTTGGCGGACAGCATCCGGCACTGACCAATCAGGTTCAGGGCACCACGACGCTTTCCAAGGCGATCGATTTCGACAACGCGCAGCAGGTTTCCACCACCACTATCACGCTGGGCGGCGTGGTCGATGGCCTGCAGCTGAAGGTCATCGACGTGGATTTCGGATCGGAGGATTTTGCCGACAAGATCACCGTAACCGGGCGGCGCGGAGCGGTGTCCGTCATACCGACCCTTACGGCGGGCACGGCCAATTACGTGGTCGGCAACAGCGCGTTCGGCGATGTTCCGTCCGGGCAGCAATCCACCGCCGCAGATGTTTATGTGACGTTTGACGAGCCGATCAACCAGGTCATCCTGGAATATGGCAACCATTCGATCGCGCCGGACGATCCGGACGGACAGGCGATCCAAATGGATGGCTCGATCTCGATCTGCGAAGTGAGCGCACAGTTGACCGTCACAAAGGTAAGTACCCTGGTGGACGATAATTTCGCTGGACCTACCGATGAATTTCATCTGCCCGGCGCAACCTTGAGCTATTGCATACTGATATCCAATGTCGGCAATGGCTCGGCAACCAGCGTGACCGCCAACGATACGCTTCCGGCAGACAGCACCTACACCGCCGGATCGATGCGATCGGGCGCGAATTGCAGCACCGCCAATACGGTGGAGGATGACGATGCGAGCGATGGCGGCGAGGCGGACGACATATTCGCGTCGGTCGCGGGAAGCACGTTGACGTTCGGAACCGATGTGCTGCCCGGCGGCGAAACCAGGGCGCTGACTTTTACCGCCACGATCAACTGA